One Misgurnus anguillicaudatus chromosome 20, ASM2758022v2, whole genome shotgun sequence DNA segment encodes these proteins:
- the clk2a gene encoding dual specificity protein kinase CLK2 isoform X3, with product MPHSRRYPSSERASRSSYQDRYRDRERGRRPRHRRSPSFSSSSEHERRGRGHRQEAGYARSRSYDNRSSDRRPYDRHYRESYRRQDRSRDREHGTPSNFYSRDASPSYDYRRGRDRDHEDSYRRKGSRRKHKRRRRRTRSYSASSSQRSDSGTRALCVRDDEEGHLICRSGDVLQERYEIVGTLGEGTFGRVMRCIDHRRGGAHVALKIIKNVEKYKEAARLEINVLEKINEKDPENKNLCVQMFDWFDYHGHMCISFELLALSTFDFLKENNYLPYPINQVRHMAYQICLAVKFLHENKLTHTDLKPENILFVNSDFTNTYNVEKRDERSVKNTAVRMVDFGSATFDHEHHSTIVSTRHYRAPEVILELGWSQPCDVWSIGCILFEYYLGFTLFQTHDNREHLAMMERILGPVPSRMTRKTRKQKYFYRGRLDWDENSSAGRYVRENCKPLRRYLLSEAEEHHQLFDLIEAMLEYEPSKRITLAASLRHPFFQSNLTTADQSAGKSWEGNRDISR from the exons ATGCCGCACTCCCGACGGTACCCATCCTCTGAGAGGGCCAGCCGCAGCAGCTACCAGGATCGATATCGGGACCGAGAGCGAGGGAGAAGGCCTCGACATCGTCGCTCACCCTCGTTCTCTTCTAGCAGTGAACATGAAAGGAGAGGGAGGGGACACAGACAGGAGGCTGGCTATGCACGATCTAGGAG CTACGACAATCGCTCTTCAGACCGCAGGCCGTACGACAGACACTACAGGGAGAGTTACCGTCGACAGGACCGCAGCCGGGACAGGGAACACGGGACGCCGAGCAACTTCTACTCCCGCGACGCCTCGCCGAGCTACGACTACCGACGCGGACGAGATCGGGACCACGAGGACTCCTACCGGAGGAAAGGCAGCAGGCGTAAGCACAAACGAAGGCGGCGTAGAACCAGGTCCTATAGCGCATCTTCCTCG CAGCGGAGTGACAGCGGGACGCGGGCACTGTGTGTGAGGGACGACGAGGAAGGTCACCTGATCTGTCGGAGTGGCGACGTCCTACAAGAGAGAT ATGAAATTGTCGGCACTTTGGGCGAGGGCACTTTCGGGAGGGTAATGCGATGTATTGATCATCGCAG GGGCGGAGCTCATGTCGCCTTAAAGATCATCAAAAACGTGGAGAAGTACAAAGAGGCTGCACGGTTGGAGATTAATGTATTGGAAAAAATCAATGAGAAGGATCCAGAGAATAAAAA TCTGTGTGTACAGATGTTTGACTGGTTCGACTATCACGGCCATATGTGTATCAGTTTTGAGCTGCTGGCTCTCAGCACTTTCGACTTCCTCAAAGAAAACAATTACCTGCCCTACCCCATCAACCAAGTGCGTCACATGGCCTACCAGATCTGCCTGGCTGTCAAAT TTTTACACGAGAACAAACTGACTCACACAGACCTGAAACCAGAAAACATCCTGTTTGTCAACTCGGActtcacaaacacatacaaTGTGGAGAAG CGAGATGAGCGTAGTGTGAAGAATACAGCGGTGAGGATGGTGGATTTCGGCAGCGCTACATTTGATCATGAGCACCACAGCACCATTGTCTCTACACGGCACTACAGAGCCCCTGAAGTTATTTTGG AGCTGGGCTGGAGTCAGCCGTGTGACGTGTGGAGTATTGGCTGCATTCTCTTTGAGTACTACCTCGGATTCACTCTTTTTCAG ACTCATGATAATCGGGAGCATTTAGCCATGATGGAGAGGATTTTAGGCCCCGTTCCTTCTAGGATGACTCGTAAAACTAg GAAACAGAAATACTTTTACCGTGGACGCCTGGACTGGGATGAAAACTCCTCTGCAGGAAGATATGTCCGGGAGAACTGCAAACCTTTACGG AGATATCTTCTGTCTGAAGCTGAAGAACATCACCAGCTCTTTGATCTCATAGAGGCCATGCTGGAATACGAGCCGTCAAAGCGCATCACTCTCGCTGCTTCCCTGAGACATCCGTTTTTCCAAAGCAACTTAACCACCGCCGATCAGAGCGCCGGCAAGAGTTGGGAGGGCAACCGTGACATCAGCCGGTGA
- the clk2a gene encoding dual specificity protein kinase CLK2 isoform X2, producing the protein MPHSRRYPSSERASRSSYQDRYRDRERGRRPRHRRSPSFSSSSEHERRGRGHRQEAGYARSRSYDNRSSDRRPYDRHYRESYRRQDRSRDREHGTPSNFYSRDASPSYDYRRGRDRDHEDSYRRKGSRRKHKRRRRRTRSYSASSSRSDSGTRALCVRDDEEGHLICRSGDVLQERYEIVGTLGEGTFGRVMRCIDHRRGGAHVALKIIKNVEKYKEAARLEINVLEKINEKDPENKNLCVQMFDWFDYHGHMCISFELLALSTFDFLKENNYLPYPINQVRHMAYQICLAVKFLHENKLTHTDLKPENILFVNSDFTNTYNVEKKRDERSVKNTAVRMVDFGSATFDHEHHSTIVSTRHYRAPEVILELGWSQPCDVWSIGCILFEYYLGFTLFQTHDNREHLAMMERILGPVPSRMTRKTRKQKYFYRGRLDWDENSSAGRYVRENCKPLRRYLLSEAEEHHQLFDLIEAMLEYEPSKRITLAASLRHPFFQSNLTTADQSAGKSWEGNRDISR; encoded by the exons ATGCCGCACTCCCGACGGTACCCATCCTCTGAGAGGGCCAGCCGCAGCAGCTACCAGGATCGATATCGGGACCGAGAGCGAGGGAGAAGGCCTCGACATCGTCGCTCACCCTCGTTCTCTTCTAGCAGTGAACATGAAAGGAGAGGGAGGGGACACAGACAGGAGGCTGGCTATGCACGATCTAGGAG CTACGACAATCGCTCTTCAGACCGCAGGCCGTACGACAGACACTACAGGGAGAGTTACCGTCGACAGGACCGCAGCCGGGACAGGGAACACGGGACGCCGAGCAACTTCTACTCCCGCGACGCCTCGCCGAGCTACGACTACCGACGCGGACGAGATCGGGACCACGAGGACTCCTACCGGAGGAAAGGCAGCAGGCGTAAGCACAAACGAAGGCGGCGTAGAACCAGGTCCTATAGCGCATCTTCCTCG CGGAGTGACAGCGGGACGCGGGCACTGTGTGTGAGGGACGACGAGGAAGGTCACCTGATCTGTCGGAGTGGCGACGTCCTACAAGAGAGAT ATGAAATTGTCGGCACTTTGGGCGAGGGCACTTTCGGGAGGGTAATGCGATGTATTGATCATCGCAG GGGCGGAGCTCATGTCGCCTTAAAGATCATCAAAAACGTGGAGAAGTACAAAGAGGCTGCACGGTTGGAGATTAATGTATTGGAAAAAATCAATGAGAAGGATCCAGAGAATAAAAA TCTGTGTGTACAGATGTTTGACTGGTTCGACTATCACGGCCATATGTGTATCAGTTTTGAGCTGCTGGCTCTCAGCACTTTCGACTTCCTCAAAGAAAACAATTACCTGCCCTACCCCATCAACCAAGTGCGTCACATGGCCTACCAGATCTGCCTGGCTGTCAAAT TTTTACACGAGAACAAACTGACTCACACAGACCTGAAACCAGAAAACATCCTGTTTGTCAACTCGGActtcacaaacacatacaaTGTGGAGAAG AAGCGAGATGAGCGTAGTGTGAAGAATACAGCGGTGAGGATGGTGGATTTCGGCAGCGCTACATTTGATCATGAGCACCACAGCACCATTGTCTCTACACGGCACTACAGAGCCCCTGAAGTTATTTTGG AGCTGGGCTGGAGTCAGCCGTGTGACGTGTGGAGTATTGGCTGCATTCTCTTTGAGTACTACCTCGGATTCACTCTTTTTCAG ACTCATGATAATCGGGAGCATTTAGCCATGATGGAGAGGATTTTAGGCCCCGTTCCTTCTAGGATGACTCGTAAAACTAg GAAACAGAAATACTTTTACCGTGGACGCCTGGACTGGGATGAAAACTCCTCTGCAGGAAGATATGTCCGGGAGAACTGCAAACCTTTACGG AGATATCTTCTGTCTGAAGCTGAAGAACATCACCAGCTCTTTGATCTCATAGAGGCCATGCTGGAATACGAGCCGTCAAAGCGCATCACTCTCGCTGCTTCCCTGAGACATCCGTTTTTCCAAAGCAACTTAACCACCGCCGATCAGAGCGCCGGCAAGAGTTGGGAGGGCAACCGTGACATCAGCCGGTGA
- the clk2a gene encoding dual specificity protein kinase CLK2 isoform X1 — protein MPHSRRYPSSERASRSSYQDRYRDRERGRRPRHRRSPSFSSSSEHERRGRGHRQEAGYARSRSYDNRSSDRRPYDRHYRESYRRQDRSRDREHGTPSNFYSRDASPSYDYRRGRDRDHEDSYRRKGSRRKHKRRRRRTRSYSASSSQRSDSGTRALCVRDDEEGHLICRSGDVLQERYEIVGTLGEGTFGRVMRCIDHRRGGAHVALKIIKNVEKYKEAARLEINVLEKINEKDPENKNLCVQMFDWFDYHGHMCISFELLALSTFDFLKENNYLPYPINQVRHMAYQICLAVKFLHENKLTHTDLKPENILFVNSDFTNTYNVEKKRDERSVKNTAVRMVDFGSATFDHEHHSTIVSTRHYRAPEVILELGWSQPCDVWSIGCILFEYYLGFTLFQTHDNREHLAMMERILGPVPSRMTRKTRKQKYFYRGRLDWDENSSAGRYVRENCKPLRRYLLSEAEEHHQLFDLIEAMLEYEPSKRITLAASLRHPFFQSNLTTADQSAGKSWEGNRDISR, from the exons ATGCCGCACTCCCGACGGTACCCATCCTCTGAGAGGGCCAGCCGCAGCAGCTACCAGGATCGATATCGGGACCGAGAGCGAGGGAGAAGGCCTCGACATCGTCGCTCACCCTCGTTCTCTTCTAGCAGTGAACATGAAAGGAGAGGGAGGGGACACAGACAGGAGGCTGGCTATGCACGATCTAGGAG CTACGACAATCGCTCTTCAGACCGCAGGCCGTACGACAGACACTACAGGGAGAGTTACCGTCGACAGGACCGCAGCCGGGACAGGGAACACGGGACGCCGAGCAACTTCTACTCCCGCGACGCCTCGCCGAGCTACGACTACCGACGCGGACGAGATCGGGACCACGAGGACTCCTACCGGAGGAAAGGCAGCAGGCGTAAGCACAAACGAAGGCGGCGTAGAACCAGGTCCTATAGCGCATCTTCCTCG CAGCGGAGTGACAGCGGGACGCGGGCACTGTGTGTGAGGGACGACGAGGAAGGTCACCTGATCTGTCGGAGTGGCGACGTCCTACAAGAGAGAT ATGAAATTGTCGGCACTTTGGGCGAGGGCACTTTCGGGAGGGTAATGCGATGTATTGATCATCGCAG GGGCGGAGCTCATGTCGCCTTAAAGATCATCAAAAACGTGGAGAAGTACAAAGAGGCTGCACGGTTGGAGATTAATGTATTGGAAAAAATCAATGAGAAGGATCCAGAGAATAAAAA TCTGTGTGTACAGATGTTTGACTGGTTCGACTATCACGGCCATATGTGTATCAGTTTTGAGCTGCTGGCTCTCAGCACTTTCGACTTCCTCAAAGAAAACAATTACCTGCCCTACCCCATCAACCAAGTGCGTCACATGGCCTACCAGATCTGCCTGGCTGTCAAAT TTTTACACGAGAACAAACTGACTCACACAGACCTGAAACCAGAAAACATCCTGTTTGTCAACTCGGActtcacaaacacatacaaTGTGGAGAAG AAGCGAGATGAGCGTAGTGTGAAGAATACAGCGGTGAGGATGGTGGATTTCGGCAGCGCTACATTTGATCATGAGCACCACAGCACCATTGTCTCTACACGGCACTACAGAGCCCCTGAAGTTATTTTGG AGCTGGGCTGGAGTCAGCCGTGTGACGTGTGGAGTATTGGCTGCATTCTCTTTGAGTACTACCTCGGATTCACTCTTTTTCAG ACTCATGATAATCGGGAGCATTTAGCCATGATGGAGAGGATTTTAGGCCCCGTTCCTTCTAGGATGACTCGTAAAACTAg GAAACAGAAATACTTTTACCGTGGACGCCTGGACTGGGATGAAAACTCCTCTGCAGGAAGATATGTCCGGGAGAACTGCAAACCTTTACGG AGATATCTTCTGTCTGAAGCTGAAGAACATCACCAGCTCTTTGATCTCATAGAGGCCATGCTGGAATACGAGCCGTCAAAGCGCATCACTCTCGCTGCTTCCCTGAGACATCCGTTTTTCCAAAGCAACTTAACCACCGCCGATCAGAGCGCCGGCAAGAGTTGGGAGGGCAACCGTGACATCAGCCGGTGA
- the clk2a gene encoding dual specificity protein kinase CLK2 isoform X4 produces MRCIDHRRGGAHVALKIIKNVEKYKEAARLEINVLEKINEKDPENKNLCVQMFDWFDYHGHMCISFELLALSTFDFLKENNYLPYPINQVRHMAYQICLAVKFLHENKLTHTDLKPENILFVNSDFTNTYNVEKKRDERSVKNTAVRMVDFGSATFDHEHHSTIVSTRHYRAPEVILELGWSQPCDVWSIGCILFEYYLGFTLFQTHDNREHLAMMERILGPVPSRMTRKTRKQKYFYRGRLDWDENSSAGRYVRENCKPLRRYLLSEAEEHHQLFDLIEAMLEYEPSKRITLAASLRHPFFQSNLTTADQSAGKSWEGNRDISR; encoded by the exons ATGCGATGTATTGATCATCGCAG GGGCGGAGCTCATGTCGCCTTAAAGATCATCAAAAACGTGGAGAAGTACAAAGAGGCTGCACGGTTGGAGATTAATGTATTGGAAAAAATCAATGAGAAGGATCCAGAGAATAAAAA TCTGTGTGTACAGATGTTTGACTGGTTCGACTATCACGGCCATATGTGTATCAGTTTTGAGCTGCTGGCTCTCAGCACTTTCGACTTCCTCAAAGAAAACAATTACCTGCCCTACCCCATCAACCAAGTGCGTCACATGGCCTACCAGATCTGCCTGGCTGTCAAAT TTTTACACGAGAACAAACTGACTCACACAGACCTGAAACCAGAAAACATCCTGTTTGTCAACTCGGActtcacaaacacatacaaTGTGGAGAAG AAGCGAGATGAGCGTAGTGTGAAGAATACAGCGGTGAGGATGGTGGATTTCGGCAGCGCTACATTTGATCATGAGCACCACAGCACCATTGTCTCTACACGGCACTACAGAGCCCCTGAAGTTATTTTGG AGCTGGGCTGGAGTCAGCCGTGTGACGTGTGGAGTATTGGCTGCATTCTCTTTGAGTACTACCTCGGATTCACTCTTTTTCAG ACTCATGATAATCGGGAGCATTTAGCCATGATGGAGAGGATTTTAGGCCCCGTTCCTTCTAGGATGACTCGTAAAACTAg GAAACAGAAATACTTTTACCGTGGACGCCTGGACTGGGATGAAAACTCCTCTGCAGGAAGATATGTCCGGGAGAACTGCAAACCTTTACGG AGATATCTTCTGTCTGAAGCTGAAGAACATCACCAGCTCTTTGATCTCATAGAGGCCATGCTGGAATACGAGCCGTCAAAGCGCATCACTCTCGCTGCTTCCCTGAGACATCCGTTTTTCCAAAGCAACTTAACCACCGCCGATCAGAGCGCCGGCAAGAGTTGGGAGGGCAACCGTGACATCAGCCGGTGA